From one Tsukamurella tyrosinosolvens genomic stretch:
- a CDS encoding CPBP family intramembrane glutamic endopeptidase, whose amino-acid sequence MVPHEDDVTEVTTDGPSNAGRSVTTARDSTRRAPSRRHVRRVDVPVPCRVPVRELVVFLAVTFAGVSAVGVAWGMLGDIHDAGDQLRFGGVAMFTPAVGMLAAAASSGQLRSPRDFLELTGLVPHRPLRRLAGHLLLGIAIPLGIVATALALAVALGRFQLHQPFPVAGLMSAMAIGLVSLVPATVLVLGEELGWGYLLPRLLPLGLWPGMLAAGLLWGLFHAPLTMQGYGYPGLDGLRATVMFTTAHVLLGIVMAWIRLSSNSIWPAVALHGSSNMIANQIPAAVGITDPTPGFTVLVPTSWLTWLAMLALIAAIAAVGGFRRLSLIPFHPCSDPPRSL is encoded by the coding sequence ATGGTGCCGCACGAAGACGACGTCACCGAGGTGACGACTGACGGGCCCAGCAACGCCGGCCGCTCGGTCACCACCGCCAGGGATTCGACGCGGCGCGCGCCGTCGCGCCGGCACGTCCGTCGGGTCGATGTCCCCGTTCCCTGCCGGGTACCGGTGCGGGAACTGGTCGTGTTCCTCGCCGTCACGTTCGCCGGAGTGTCTGCGGTGGGTGTCGCCTGGGGAATGCTCGGGGATATCCACGACGCCGGAGACCAGCTCCGGTTCGGTGGCGTCGCGATGTTCACACCAGCGGTGGGGATGCTCGCGGCTGCCGCGAGTTCGGGGCAATTACGCAGCCCGCGTGACTTCCTCGAGCTGACCGGACTCGTGCCGCATCGACCGCTACGCCGACTCGCCGGCCATCTGCTGCTCGGCATCGCGATCCCCCTGGGAATCGTGGCGACCGCGCTGGCCCTCGCGGTGGCCCTCGGCCGGTTTCAGCTGCACCAACCGTTCCCTGTCGCCGGCCTGATGAGCGCGATGGCGATAGGGCTGGTTTCCCTCGTACCAGCAACCGTTCTCGTCCTCGGGGAGGAACTGGGCTGGGGATATCTACTTCCTCGACTGCTCCCCCTCGGCTTGTGGCCGGGAATGCTCGCGGCCGGACTCCTGTGGGGGCTCTTCCACGCGCCATTGACCATGCAGGGCTACGGGTATCCGGGCCTCGACGGGCTGCGTGCGACGGTGATGTTCACCACCGCCCACGTTCTTCTCGGCATCGTCATGGCGTGGATCCGGCTGTCCTCGAACAGCATCTGGCCGGCCGTCGCGCTGCACGGCTCATCGAACATGATCGCCAACCAGATCCCGGCCGCGGTGGGCATCACCGACCCCACTCCCGGCTTCACCGTCCTCGTGCCGACATCGTGGCTCACCTGGTTGGCGATGCTCGCTCTCATCGCAGCCATCGCCGCTGTGGGCGGATTCCGCAGGCTGTCTCTCATCCCGTTCCACCCATGCTCCGACCCGCCACGCTCACTGTGA
- a CDS encoding alpha/beta fold hydrolase, translating into MGLRDWGGREGAGPIVLLHGLMGRGRTWRRQIPWLRRYGRVFTFDAEFHRGPGFPVPPDDISTERFVADVAEILTCLDQGPATLIGHSMGGLHAWCTAAEYPELVRALVVEDMSPEFTGQSTDAWAPWFASWPERFASQAECAALFGPVAGRYFYEAFDDGALHGELDVFRSIADHWGPRDHWPQWRAVQAPTLLVEAEFTVVPPGVGERMVSSYSGSDLRYLKVDGAGHLVHDDAPGVFRGAVEAFLSGLD; encoded by the coding sequence GTGGGCCTGAGAGATTGGGGTGGCCGCGAGGGGGCGGGCCCGATCGTGCTGCTGCACGGTCTCATGGGCCGAGGGCGCACGTGGCGCCGGCAGATCCCGTGGCTGCGCCGCTACGGCCGGGTGTTCACGTTCGACGCCGAATTCCACCGCGGCCCCGGCTTTCCCGTGCCGCCGGACGACATCAGCACCGAGCGCTTCGTCGCCGACGTCGCCGAGATCCTCACCTGCCTCGACCAGGGCCCGGCGACGCTGATCGGCCACTCCATGGGCGGCCTCCACGCCTGGTGCACCGCCGCCGAGTACCCCGAGCTGGTGCGCGCCCTCGTGGTCGAGGACATGTCGCCCGAGTTCACCGGCCAGTCCACCGATGCCTGGGCGCCGTGGTTCGCGAGCTGGCCCGAGCGGTTCGCCTCGCAGGCCGAGTGTGCGGCGCTGTTCGGGCCGGTCGCCGGGCGCTACTTCTACGAGGCCTTCGACGACGGTGCGCTGCACGGCGAGCTCGACGTCTTCCGCTCCATCGCCGACCACTGGGGCCCGCGCGATCACTGGCCGCAGTGGCGCGCCGTGCAGGCGCCCACCCTGCTCGTCGAGGCCGAATTCACCGTCGTGCCGCCCGGGGTGGGGGAGCGCATGGTCAGCTCCTACTCCGGCTCCGACCTGCGGTATCTCAAGGTCGACGGTGCCGGCCACCTCGTCCACGACGACGCCCCCGGCGTGTTCCGCGGCGCCGTCGAGGCCTTTCTCTCCGGTCTGGACTGA
- a CDS encoding DNA-formamidopyrimidine glycosylase family protein has protein sequence MPEGDTVHNLAARLRPVLEGEVLTACDIRVPRYAAVDLTGRTVGSVTARGKHLLINAGNAVIHSHLKMEGEWHVYRPGERWRRPAHTARAVLAVDGAQVVGFSLGTLEILTPAEADGALAHLGPDPLGPDWDADRAAANLAAAPGRPVGLALLDQTVLAGVGNVYRNELCFLRGAHPATPVGECGDPLTWADGAARLLRANLGRTRRVTTGVDRNGMRAFVYDRARRPCLRCGTAIVAGALGGAGDAERAIWWCPRCQPQSAN, from the coding sequence GTGCCGGAGGGGGACACCGTCCACAACCTGGCCGCGCGACTGCGGCCGGTGCTCGAGGGGGAGGTGCTCACCGCCTGCGACATCCGGGTGCCGCGGTACGCCGCCGTCGACCTGACGGGTCGCACGGTCGGATCCGTGACCGCGCGCGGGAAACACCTGCTGATCAACGCCGGGAACGCGGTGATCCACAGCCATCTCAAGATGGAGGGCGAGTGGCACGTGTACCGCCCCGGCGAGCGGTGGCGCCGCCCCGCCCACACGGCCCGCGCCGTGCTCGCCGTCGACGGGGCGCAGGTGGTCGGGTTCTCCCTCGGGACGCTCGAGATCCTCACGCCCGCCGAGGCCGACGGTGCCCTCGCGCACCTCGGGCCAGACCCGCTCGGACCCGACTGGGACGCCGACCGCGCCGCGGCGAACCTCGCGGCCGCACCCGGCCGCCCCGTCGGGCTGGCGCTCCTGGACCAGACCGTCCTGGCCGGGGTGGGCAACGTCTACCGGAACGAGCTCTGTTTCCTGCGCGGCGCGCACCCGGCGACGCCGGTCGGGGAGTGCGGCGACCCGCTCACCTGGGCCGACGGTGCCGCGCGGCTCCTGCGGGCCAACCTCGGGCGGACGCGCAGGGTGACGACCGGCGTCGACCGGAACGGCATGCGGGCCTTCGTCTACGACCGCGCGCGACGGCCCTGCCTGCGCTGCGGGACGGCCATCGTCGCGGGCGCGCTCGGCGGCGCGGGGGACGCCGAGCGGGCGATCTGGTGGTGCCCGCGATGCCAACCGCAGAGCGCTAACTAA
- a CDS encoding SDR family oxidoreductase: protein MYQVSDQTGRTFVVTGSNSGTGKEAAKRLAAAGAAVVMAVRTVEKGEAARREILAQVPGADLTVRRLDLADLASVRAFADGIVADEVAVDALVNNAGVMTPPERFETADGFELQFGSNFLGPFALTNLLLPVLLQSASPRVTTMSSGVANFGRIDFDDPQSQRKYSPTRAYGQSKLADLLMANHLAAESERRGWRLLSDAAHPGYTQTNLQTAGASLGAGSERESVVTRFAGRFLPSQQPEQGAEPLLFAASDPEARNGEYYGPQGRFGLVGAPGVTKKNARMRDADVAAELWKYAAEVTGTDLPRDAARA, encoded by the coding sequence ATGTACCAGGTCAGCGATCAGACGGGACGGACCTTCGTGGTCACCGGATCGAACAGCGGAACGGGCAAGGAGGCCGCCAAGCGGCTCGCCGCCGCGGGCGCCGCCGTCGTCATGGCGGTCCGCACGGTGGAGAAGGGGGAGGCCGCGCGCCGGGAGATCCTCGCGCAGGTACCCGGTGCGGACCTCACCGTCCGGCGTCTCGACCTCGCGGACCTGGCGTCCGTGCGGGCCTTCGCCGACGGCATCGTCGCCGACGAGGTGGCGGTCGACGCGCTCGTCAACAACGCGGGCGTGATGACGCCGCCCGAGCGGTTCGAGACCGCCGACGGCTTCGAGCTGCAGTTCGGCTCGAACTTCCTCGGGCCGTTCGCCCTGACGAATCTGCTGCTCCCGGTGCTGCTGCAGTCGGCGTCGCCGCGCGTCACGACGATGAGCTCCGGCGTGGCGAATTTCGGCCGCATCGACTTCGACGATCCGCAGTCCCAGCGGAAGTACTCTCCGACCCGCGCCTACGGCCAGTCGAAGCTCGCCGACCTGCTCATGGCGAACCACCTCGCCGCCGAGAGCGAGCGCCGCGGCTGGCGCCTGCTCAGCGACGCGGCGCACCCCGGCTACACCCAGACCAACCTCCAGACCGCGGGCGCGAGCCTCGGCGCGGGCAGTGAGCGCGAATCCGTGGTCACCCGTTTCGCCGGCCGCTTCCTGCCCTCCCAGCAGCCCGAGCAGGGCGCGGAGCCGCTTCTCTTCGCCGCGAGCGATCCGGAGGCCCGCAACGGTGAGTACTACGGCCCGCAGGGACGATTCGGGCTCGTCGGGGCGCCGGGGGTGACCAAGAAGAACGCGCGGATGCGGGACGCCGACGTCGCCGCCGAGCTGTGGAAGTACGCTGCCGAGGTGACCGGAACCGACCTGCCGCGCGATGCCGCCCGCGCCTAA
- a CDS encoding TetR/AcrR family transcriptional regulator, translated as MPPAPKQQRPPSVKGQRDAAATRARLLDAATVEFAEHGLAGARVDRIAAAAEANKQLIYAYFGNKRQLFDAVIEGRVAELLETVPFTAEDLPGYAVRLRAFNRAHPELMRLVLWHTLECPGELLALEFTSDSNAKKIAAIRAAQDAGAITAGTSAPALLLEVIALIHGDILSGGSEAAEVALDDDALAAAVRRLAAP; from the coding sequence ATGCCGCCCGCGCCTAAGCAACAGCGGCCGCCCTCCGTCAAAGGGCAGCGCGACGCTGCCGCGACCCGTGCCCGGCTGCTCGACGCCGCGACCGTCGAGTTCGCCGAGCACGGGCTCGCGGGCGCGCGCGTCGACCGGATAGCCGCTGCCGCCGAGGCCAACAAGCAGTTGATCTACGCCTACTTCGGCAACAAGCGGCAGCTCTTCGACGCCGTCATCGAGGGCCGCGTCGCGGAACTGTTGGAGACGGTGCCCTTCACGGCCGAGGACCTGCCCGGATACGCCGTGCGGCTGCGCGCCTTCAACCGCGCCCACCCCGAATTGATGCGGCTGGTGCTGTGGCACACCTTGGAGTGCCCGGGGGAGCTGTTGGCGCTCGAGTTCACATCGGACTCGAACGCGAAGAAGATCGCCGCGATCCGGGCGGCACAGGATGCGGGAGCGATCACCGCGGGGACGTCCGCGCCGGCGCTGCTCCTTGAGGTGATCGCGCTGATCCACGGCGACATCCTGTCCGGCGGTAGCGAGGCCGCCGAGGTGGCGCTGGACGACGACGCCCTCGCCGCCGCCGTGCGGCGGCTCGCCGCGCCGTAG
- a CDS encoding DsbA family oxidoreductase, protein MRVDVWTDINCPFCYIGKARFEEALAAFPQRDQVEVIHRSYELDPTAGDSEPVIPRIAAKYGISEAQAAANERGLGAQAQQLGLSYQVDGRDSGNSFDMHRLLHWALELGRQEALLDALYAANFAEPEPAFGSRDRLVAIAESAGFDAAAARAVLDDPTAYADAVRADEETAKRIGIGGVPFFVFDGKYAVSGAQPPEVFAEALAKARGEEPLTVIGGDDAEACGPDGCELPPRP, encoded by the coding sequence ATGCGCGTGGACGTCTGGACCGATATCAACTGCCCCTTCTGCTACATCGGGAAGGCCCGCTTCGAGGAGGCGCTGGCCGCGTTCCCGCAGCGTGATCAGGTCGAGGTGATCCACCGCTCGTACGAACTCGACCCCACCGCCGGCGATTCGGAGCCCGTCATCCCGCGGATCGCGGCCAAGTACGGCATCAGCGAGGCGCAGGCCGCCGCCAACGAGCGAGGCCTCGGCGCGCAGGCGCAGCAGCTCGGCCTGAGCTACCAGGTCGACGGCCGCGACAGCGGCAACAGCTTCGACATGCACCGCCTCCTCCACTGGGCGCTGGAGCTCGGCCGCCAGGAGGCGCTGCTGGACGCGCTCTACGCGGCGAACTTCGCCGAGCCCGAGCCCGCCTTCGGCAGCCGCGACCGCCTCGTCGCCATCGCCGAGTCCGCGGGGTTCGACGCTGCCGCCGCCCGTGCGGTGCTCGACGATCCGACGGCCTACGCGGACGCCGTCCGCGCCGACGAGGAGACCGCGAAGCGCATCGGCATCGGCGGCGTCCCGTTCTTCGTCTTCGACGGCAAGTACGCCGTCTCGGGCGCGCAGCCGCCCGAGGTCTTCGCCGAGGCGCTGGCGAAGGCCCGCGGCGAGGAACCGCTCACCGTCATCGGCGGCGACGACGCCGAGGCCTGCGGCCCCGACGGCTGCGAGCTGCCCCCGCGCCCCTGA
- a CDS encoding GIY-YIG nuclease family protein has product MSIRAAVDQWADAEGFRPAVQFEGSKSEIGGKPGARYSGFYLLIFTNDTYYLGESVDLRSRMGGHMRHWGDEVAEVRFLRKTLSKPQLRAAERGLIYRLNRVVPKQCRNTTHASYTSHKNELIDLLDDEEQAAWVSDAASFNENDPSPLKPIAVQQSMKYHTAAKRFRSRPDHTRIVSTLRTYLETCIPAPRRTEFHGWNVSTGASGGDRLLCVSVGRMETFVVFKDNHGFINVPAESAGITERRRLTQLHPDVLRVDIRGYDDFGDVAIIRATSLAAVDALLADDAVRRGAQTLAYSVMRKHPSVYTRYHCPQVVEDVYQARGFTRPAAAEDDSPIGPDESVAEENATAQPLPSEPAPELVESVPDDIEIDWFVNAGPVSSRRNMPEEFRANGEWRMDPDPKYEHKVQEMLAGERIAVRRRRNVSEGVPFDARGNLVSAMDILMTGTVVSNPGDGVSVRVRWDSPMPPRRWYLYTSQDTVWSVPRGVGRHLDSLSAFTFDGAAQDVDYWRNLPFWTARFGD; this is encoded by the coding sequence ATGAGTATCCGAGCAGCCGTCGACCAGTGGGCCGACGCCGAGGGCTTCCGCCCGGCGGTCCAATTCGAGGGATCCAAGTCAGAGATCGGAGGGAAGCCGGGCGCCCGATACTCGGGCTTCTACCTCCTCATTTTCACCAACGATACCTACTACCTCGGAGAATCCGTCGATCTCCGATCTCGGATGGGCGGCCACATGCGCCACTGGGGCGACGAAGTCGCCGAAGTTCGATTCCTCCGCAAAACGCTCTCCAAGCCGCAGCTGCGTGCTGCCGAACGGGGACTGATTTATCGGCTCAACCGGGTCGTACCGAAGCAGTGCCGCAACACCACCCACGCGAGCTATACCTCGCACAAGAACGAGCTCATCGACCTCCTCGACGACGAGGAGCAGGCCGCCTGGGTCTCAGATGCTGCGTCGTTCAATGAGAACGACCCGTCGCCCTTGAAGCCGATCGCGGTTCAGCAGTCAATGAAATACCACACCGCGGCGAAACGCTTCCGATCCCGGCCGGACCACACACGTATCGTCTCGACGTTGCGAACCTATTTGGAGACCTGCATCCCGGCACCGCGTAGGACCGAATTCCACGGGTGGAATGTGAGCACTGGCGCATCGGGGGGCGATCGACTCCTGTGCGTCTCCGTGGGGCGTATGGAGACCTTCGTCGTCTTCAAAGACAACCACGGCTTCATCAACGTTCCAGCGGAGTCCGCTGGCATCACGGAGCGGCGGCGGCTAACCCAGCTGCACCCAGACGTCCTGCGCGTGGACATCCGCGGGTACGACGACTTCGGGGACGTCGCGATCATTCGCGCCACATCCCTGGCGGCAGTCGACGCTCTCCTCGCCGACGATGCCGTACGACGCGGTGCACAGACACTGGCGTACAGCGTGATGCGCAAGCACCCGAGCGTGTACACGCGCTACCACTGCCCACAGGTGGTCGAAGACGTCTACCAGGCTCGCGGTTTCACTAGACCCGCAGCAGCGGAAGACGATTCGCCGATCGGGCCCGATGAGAGTGTGGCCGAAGAGAACGCGACGGCGCAGCCACTACCGTCCGAGCCGGCACCCGAACTCGTCGAGTCCGTTCCTGATGACATCGAGATCGATTGGTTTGTCAACGCAGGTCCAGTCTCATCTCGTCGGAACATGCCCGAAGAATTCCGAGCCAACGGGGAATGGCGAATGGACCCAGACCCGAAGTACGAGCACAAGGTTCAAGAGATGCTCGCCGGCGAGCGCATTGCGGTTCGGCGACGACGCAATGTCAGCGAGGGCGTTCCCTTCGATGCACGCGGCAACCTGGTTTCCGCGATGGACATCTTGATGACGGGGACTGTCGTGAGCAACCCCGGCGACGGTGTCTCGGTACGCGTGAGATGGGATTCTCCCATGCCGCCTCGACGCTGGTACCTGTACACCAGCCAGGACACCGTTTGGTCCGTCCCTCGAGGTGTGGGCCGTCACCTCGACAGCCTCAGCGCGTTCACATTCGACGGGGCCGCCCAAGATGTCGACTACTGGCGCAACCTGCCCTTCTGGACGGCGCGGTTCGGCGACTGA
- a CDS encoding vWA domain-containing protein: MTDARKTHIYFLLDRSGSMASIKSATEEGFDAFIEEQRAGDGTCFVSLAQFDEAYEIVYTSTSICDVPHLDLHPRGRTALLDSMGRLIHDAGIELAALNESERPGTVIVAIMTDGHENASTEYSHAAIKAMVEHQTEKYDWQFLYMGADQDAIEVGRSIGVHGDYAVTYARDKAKYTQEMVGRKVRDYRSAKLDDIGASMPAFAPSERREAAE; the protein is encoded by the coding sequence ATGACTGATGCCCGCAAGACTCACATCTATTTCCTTCTTGATCGCTCCGGTTCGATGGCATCGATCAAGAGTGCCACCGAGGAGGGTTTCGACGCCTTCATCGAAGAACAGCGCGCCGGCGACGGGACTTGTTTCGTCTCGCTAGCCCAGTTCGACGAAGCGTACGAGATCGTCTATACCTCAACCTCTATCTGCGATGTCCCGCATTTGGATCTTCATCCCCGCGGCCGCACCGCTTTGCTCGACTCCATGGGAAGACTGATCCACGATGCTGGCATCGAACTCGCAGCGTTGAACGAGAGTGAGCGGCCAGGAACCGTCATCGTCGCAATCATGACCGATGGTCACGAGAACGCCAGTACCGAGTACTCACACGCCGCGATAAAGGCGATGGTCGAGCACCAGACCGAGAAATACGACTGGCAGTTCCTGTACATGGGTGCGGACCAGGACGCGATCGAGGTTGGCCGCAGTATCGGCGTACATGGTGACTACGCGGTCACCTACGCGCGCGACAAGGCGAAGTACACGCAGGAGATGGTAGGCCGCAAGGTTCGGGACTACCGATCTGCGAAGCTCGACGATATCGGAGCCTCCATGCCAGCCTTCGCCCCGTCCGAGCGCCGCGAGGCCGCAGAATGA
- a CDS encoding TetR/AcrR family transcriptional regulator, with amino-acid sequence MSRRAEQAERTRAAILAAAEALIAEQGFDRTSLQQVADRAGVTKANVYYYFRTKESILGGVVAPHAQALRALVDDAAALPDPAARRSALIAGYVDQSVRTFRRIGAVGIGGDPALRRAVAGTADLDAIAAEALPLLLGPEPSPRQLAGWLQLSDLGPALRGLGHLPDPELRDALADLCERAIAK; translated from the coding sequence GTGAGCAGGCGAGCGGAGCAGGCGGAGCGGACCCGGGCGGCGATCCTGGCGGCCGCCGAGGCGCTGATCGCGGAGCAGGGCTTCGACCGCACCTCCCTGCAGCAGGTCGCGGACCGCGCCGGCGTGACGAAGGCGAACGTCTACTACTACTTCCGCACGAAGGAGTCCATACTCGGCGGCGTCGTCGCGCCGCACGCGCAGGCGCTGCGCGCACTCGTGGACGACGCCGCGGCACTCCCCGACCCCGCCGCGCGCCGCAGCGCGCTCATTGCGGGCTACGTCGACCAATCGGTCCGCACCTTCCGGCGCATCGGCGCCGTCGGCATCGGTGGCGACCCCGCGCTCCGGCGCGCGGTGGCGGGAACCGCGGACCTCGACGCCATCGCGGCCGAAGCCCTTCCGCTCCTCCTCGGCCCCGAGCCTTCGCCGCGACAACTCGCGGGCTGGCTGCAACTGAGCGACCTGGGCCCCGCGCTGCGCGGCCTGGGCCATCTGCCCGACCCCGAGCTGCGGGACGCGCTCGCCGACCTCTGTGAGCGCGCAATCGCCAAGTGA
- a CDS encoding NAD-dependent epimerase/dehydratase family protein, with amino-acid sequence MATALVTGGTGFVAGWTIAALLDRGDTVRTTVRDAAKADAVLAPFPNADGRLTVVRADLLGDDGWAEATAGCDVVHHVASPLTATRDEEQVIRPAVDGVLRVLRAARDSGVPRVVATSSCGAVYYGHPPQAEPFDETDWTDVDGGPMSAYVKSKALAERAAWDFMDREGGDLALTTVCPTGIFGPARSADATSSLRLIDGLLSGRPPAVSNVHLNVVDVRDVVDLHLRAADADLAADRRYIAATDGVISMLDIARELRVRLGDRAKRVPTRAIPDVVLRVVGRFDPEVGDLVPLLGQTRSASSARARDELGWRPRAWQDAVTASAESLLELRPRT; translated from the coding sequence ATGGCCACAGCACTCGTCACCGGTGGCACCGGCTTCGTCGCTGGATGGACGATCGCGGCGCTGCTCGACCGCGGCGACACCGTGCGCACGACGGTGCGCGACGCGGCGAAGGCGGACGCCGTTCTCGCGCCGTTCCCGAATGCCGACGGGCGGCTCACGGTCGTCCGGGCGGACCTGCTCGGCGACGACGGCTGGGCCGAGGCGACCGCCGGGTGCGACGTCGTGCACCACGTCGCCTCGCCGCTCACCGCCACGCGAGACGAGGAGCAGGTGATCCGCCCCGCGGTCGACGGGGTGCTCCGGGTGCTCCGGGCCGCACGGGATTCCGGCGTGCCGCGCGTGGTGGCGACCTCGTCGTGCGGCGCCGTGTACTACGGCCACCCGCCGCAGGCGGAGCCGTTCGACGAAACGGACTGGACCGACGTCGACGGCGGGCCGATGAGCGCGTACGTGAAGTCCAAGGCGCTCGCCGAGCGCGCCGCCTGGGACTTCATGGACCGCGAGGGCGGCGACCTCGCACTCACGACGGTCTGTCCGACCGGCATCTTCGGACCGGCCCGCTCCGCCGACGCGACCTCGTCGCTGCGGCTGATCGACGGCCTGCTGTCCGGTCGCCCGCCGGCCGTCTCGAACGTTCATCTGAACGTCGTGGACGTGCGTGACGTCGTCGACCTGCACCTGCGGGCCGCCGACGCCGACCTGGCCGCGGACCGTCGCTACATCGCCGCGACGGACGGCGTGATCTCCATGCTCGACATCGCCCGCGAGCTGCGCGTCCGCCTCGGCGATCGCGCGAAGCGGGTGCCTACCCGCGCGATCCCCGACGTGGTACTGCGCGTCGTCGGCCGGTTCGACCCCGAGGTGGGCGATCTCGTGCCGCTCCTCGGACAGACCCGCTCCGCGTCGAGCGCGCGGGCCCGCGACGAGCTCGGCTGGCGGCCCCGCGCCTGGCAGGACGCGGTGACCGCCTCCGCCGAGAGCCTGCTGGAGCTCAGACCGCGTACGTGA
- a CDS encoding SDR family NAD(P)-dependent oxidoreductase — translation MTTTYVVTGANGGLGEVVTRHLAATGGRVVMACRDVAGAQRIADGIDGDVTVEALDLADLDSVRAFADRTGEVDVLVNNAGLMNIPLRRTKQGFEMQFGVNHLGHFALTGLLLDRLTDRVVAVSSVAHRQNYRWRMDDPNYENRKYLRTEAYGQSKLANMMFARELQRRFEAAGSEKRAYYVHPGVSATGLFARTDTPLDLVMKPAVALLNNPPEKAAQSLILAATDADLDPHPWWGPTQLFQSRGPVGKCSTTAVSKDKAKWAELWAVSEKLTGVTYAV, via the coding sequence ATGACCACCACCTATGTAGTGACCGGCGCGAACGGGGGCCTCGGCGAGGTCGTGACGCGCCACCTCGCCGCCACCGGCGGCCGCGTCGTGATGGCGTGCCGCGACGTCGCGGGCGCCCAGCGCATCGCCGACGGGATCGACGGCGACGTGACCGTCGAGGCCCTGGACCTGGCCGACCTGGATTCGGTGCGCGCCTTCGCGGATCGCACCGGCGAGGTCGACGTGCTCGTCAACAACGCCGGCCTGATGAACATCCCGCTGCGCCGCACCAAGCAGGGCTTCGAGATGCAGTTCGGCGTCAACCATCTCGGGCACTTCGCGCTGACCGGCCTGCTGCTGGACCGGCTGACGGACCGCGTCGTCGCGGTCTCGTCGGTCGCGCACCGGCAGAACTACCGCTGGCGCATGGACGACCCGAACTACGAGAACCGCAAGTACCTGCGCACCGAGGCGTACGGGCAGAGCAAGCTCGCGAACATGATGTTCGCACGCGAGCTGCAGCGCCGGTTCGAGGCCGCCGGTTCGGAGAAGCGGGCGTACTACGTGCACCCCGGCGTTTCGGCCACCGGCCTGTTCGCCCGTACGGACACCCCGCTGGATCTCGTGATGAAGCCGGCCGTGGCGCTGCTCAACAACCCGCCGGAGAAGGCCGCACAGTCGCTGATCCTGGCCGCGACCGACGCCGACCTCGACCCGCACCCCTGGTGGGGCCCGACCCAGCTCTTCCAGTCCCGCGGCCCGGTGGGCAAGTGCTCCACCACCGCGGTGTCCAAGGACAAGGCCAAGTGGGCCGAGCTGTGGGCCGTCTCGGAGAAGCTCACGGGCGTCACGTACGCGGTCTGA
- a CDS encoding oxygenase MpaB family protein, which translates to MMLSDGPLRVTDQGFFGSDSPTWKVWASPTALIGFQRSVVLEHFDPNLTAAVADSAGIYTDPFGRLDRTLAYFLLVATADSKTAIEASEHLMDVHRKATGIEPITGKRYSANNPASQLWIHVTGWHSVLKCYEMFGPGPLSPDEEARYWRDCVVAAELQTCDPADVPASRDEVREYFAGVRPTLALTERARTGMHYLLRTRDRGLKLRVGSSLIAPATVATLPAWMREMGGFDQPGIVDGAYPLAVRLAVHAASAQHAAGTVRLGALVAPMTGGILRRHFDQADEPSGTVTPAEARERYGRAARPASAS; encoded by the coding sequence ATGATGCTCTCAGACGGCCCGCTGCGCGTCACCGACCAGGGATTCTTCGGTTCGGACTCGCCCACGTGGAAGGTGTGGGCCTCGCCCACCGCGCTCATCGGATTCCAGCGCTCGGTGGTGTTGGAACACTTCGACCCGAACCTCACCGCCGCGGTCGCGGACTCGGCGGGGATCTACACCGACCCGTTCGGCCGGCTCGACCGGACGCTCGCCTACTTCCTGCTCGTCGCGACCGCGGACTCGAAGACCGCGATCGAGGCGTCCGAGCACCTCATGGACGTGCACCGCAAGGCCACGGGGATCGAGCCGATCACGGGTAAGCGGTACAGCGCCAACAACCCCGCCTCGCAGCTGTGGATCCACGTGACCGGCTGGCACTCGGTGCTCAAGTGCTACGAGATGTTCGGGCCCGGCCCGCTCTCCCCCGACGAGGAGGCGCGGTACTGGCGCGACTGCGTCGTCGCCGCCGAGCTGCAGACCTGCGACCCCGCGGACGTGCCCGCCTCGCGCGACGAGGTGCGGGAGTACTTCGCGGGCGTCCGGCCGACGCTCGCGCTCACCGAGCGCGCCCGCACCGGCATGCACTACCTGCTGCGCACCCGCGACCGCGGGCTGAAGCTGCGCGTCGGCAGCTCGCTCATCGCGCCCGCGACCGTCGCGACCCTGCCGGCGTGGATGCGGGAGATGGGCGGCTTCGACCAGCCCGGGATCGTCGACGGGGCGTACCCGCTCGCCGTCCGCCTCGCGGTCCACGCCGCGTCGGCCCAGCACGCCGCGGGCACCGTCCGCCTCGGCGCGCTCGTCGCGCCCATGACGGGCGGGATCCTGCGCCGTCACTTCGACCAGGCCGACGAGCCGTCGGGCACCGTCACGCCCGCGGAGGCGCGGGAGCGCTACGGCCGCGCGGCGCGTCCCGCGAGCGCCTCGTAG